A portion of the Juglans microcarpa x Juglans regia isolate MS1-56 chromosome 1D, Jm3101_v1.0, whole genome shotgun sequence genome contains these proteins:
- the LOC121260229 gene encoding F-box/kelch-repeat protein At1g80440-like, with the protein MTELVSVLPEDIVRDCLTRVSYEGFPTIASVCKDWMAEIQLPEFHRLRKNAGHVQKLIVMAQARVEPNLTSGVIKCSVHHPVHRLTICEPDTGVWRELPLAPEMSAGLPMFCRLAGTGSYLVVMGGWDPVTWTVSNSVFVYNFLTATWRRGVDMPGRPRTFFGCASDSERRMVYVAGGHDEDKVALRSAMAYDVDKDEWVMLPDMARDRDECKAIFHAGKFRIIGGYCTEMQGRFERTAEVFDVSAWCWNHVEEDFLEAGKCPRTCAGGDDGAVYMCRGADVVANKSAKWQVVGKLPAEVCNTAYTWMWLGKLLVIGSAGFGRSHVAYMLDLKSYAWTKLQTPENYSGHVQAGCYLEI; encoded by the coding sequence ATGACGGAGCTGGTTTCAGTTCTTCCCGAGGATATAGTCCGCGATTGTCTAACTCGTGTTTCTTACGAGGGGTTCCCGACTATCGCATCAGTGTGTAAAGATTGGATGGCCGAGATTCAGCTACCGGAGTTTCACCGGCTACGGAAGAACGCTGGCCATGTTCAGAAACTCATTGTCATGGCCCAAGCTCGGGTCGAACCCAATCTGACTTCCGGCGTAATAAAGTGCTCGGTTCATCACCCGGTTCACCGCCTTACTATATGCGAACCGGACACCGGTGTTTGGAGGGAGCTGCCGTTGGCGCCCGAGATGTCTGCCGGGTTACCGATGTTTTGCCGCTTGGCCGGAACGGGGTCGTATTTGGTGGTGATGGGTGGATGGGATCCGGTGACGTGGACTGTCTCCAATTCGGTGTTTGTCTATAATTTCTTGACTGCCACTTGGCGGCGTGGGGTGGATATGCCGGGTAGGCCCAGGACGTTCTTCGGGTGCGCATCGGATTCGGAGCGACGGATGGTTTATGTCGCCGGTGGACATGACGAGGACAAGGTAGCGCTGAGATCCGCTATGGCGTATGACGTGGACAAAGACGAGTGGGTCATGTTACCTGACATGGCAAGAGATCGCGACGAGTGCAAGGCGATATTCCACGCTGGCAAGTTCCGCATCATCGGTGGCTACTGTACAGAGATGCAAGGCAGGTTCGAGAGAACCGCCGAAGTGTTCGATGTCTCCGCGTGGTGTTGGAATCATGTAGAGGAGGACTTCTTAGAAGCTGGCAAGTGTCCACGCACTTGTGCCGGGGGCGACGACGGAGCAGTTTACATGTGTAGGGGAGCTGATGTGGTGGCGAATAAAAGTGCCAAATGGCAAGTGGTGGGAAAGCTACCTGCTGAGGTGTGCAATACCGCTTACACGTGGATGTGGCTGGGAAAGTTATTGGTGATTGGTTCTGCAGGGTTTGGTCGGTCCCACGTGGCTTACATGCTGGATTTGAAAAGTTATGCATGGACGAAACTACAGACCCCTGAGAACTACTCCGGACATGTTCAAGCTGGGTGTTATTTGGAGATTTAA